TACCGCGAGGTCGTGGGGCAATCCGATTACATCGACGAAAAAATCAACAATATCCGCAAAAGCAGTCAGCGGGTTCTGCCTTACCTGGACAATCTGTCGGACCACACCGCCACCAGCAACGCCCTGATCATCCTGCAGGGGATCAATATCTCTCTTCAGCAAATCAACCAGATGGTGCTGCAAGAGGCGGTCCGCCAGTCGGAAGCCGCCCGGGTCGCGTTTCAGTTCCACCAGCTTTTGCAAGGCGGGCTTGTTCTCGCATTCGTTCTTTCCGGCATGGGCTGGATAGGCCTTTTGAGCGCGCAAATGTCAGCCTTTCGTCAGCTTGCTGCAACAAGCCGCGAGCATGCCGATGACCTGGCAAAAAAACTCAGTCACGACACAGCGACCGGTCTGATCAACCACAATGTATTTCTGGAGCGTGTTCGTGAGGTGGGTTCGAGCCTGTCGGAGGACCAGACCCTCAGTGTCCTGAGCATTGATCTTGAAACCCGACTTCCTGCCCATACAAAATTCAGTCAGGCAACCGAAGAAGCCGTGATTGCTGCGACCGCAGACCTCCTGCGACACGCGGCTGATCGCCTTGATGCGCCAACTTGCCTTGCCCGATCAGCCGGCAAGGGCTTTCTGCTGATGTGCGTTTCCGAACCCGAAATCGGCCTGCCTGCAGCTGAAATTGCCAGCCGGATCCATGACATCTTCCTGCGACCTGTGCAGACCCCGCTTGGTTCGTTCCAGATTTCGCCTGCCATTGGCTATGCGAGCTCCTCGTCCCTTGAAAGAGATCCCGCTGACGTTGTGCGCAACGCCAGTCTGGCCGTCGCCAACGCGGTCGACCATGGCCGGCGCAGGGTGACGGTTTTCGAACCAACGATGCAGGCGGAGCTCGAGCGCCGCATGATCGTGGAAAACGCCCTGTCGACCGCAATCGACGAGAATGAGTGCCTGCCGCATTTTCAACCGCAGTTCAATCTGACCACCGGGCGCATCTTTGGGGTCGAGGCCCTGGCGCGCTGGTACCATTCGGAGCTCGGCTGGATTTCTCCTTCTGAATTCATTCCGATTGCCGAAAACAACGGTGACATCGTTTCTCTGGGTTGGAAAATCCTCGAGACGTCCTGTTCGGAAGTACAGTTGCTTCCATCAGACCTTTCCTTGTCCGTCAATCTGTCCGTTGCGCAGATCCTGAGCGATGATGTGGTTGCGATGATGGATGAATGCCTTGCTCGCACGGGACTGCCGGCCAGACGCCTGAAACTGGAAGTCACCGAGGCGACACTCATGAATGACCTGAAGCGCATCCAGGCCACATTGACGGAGTTGCGCGCTCTCGGCGTCCGGATTTCACTGGATGATTTCGGCGTCGGCTACTCGGCACTTTCCTATCTGACCGATTTCCATTGGGACGAAATCAAGATCGACGGGTCCTTCGCCGGCAAGGCCGTGAAGGACCATAAACAGCGGGATGTCCTCAAGCTCGTGCTCGGCATTGCCGAGACGATGGGATCGTCTGTGCTGATAGAAGGCATCGAGACCGTCGAACAACGCGACGTTCTGGTCGATCTGGGCTGTAGGAACGGGCAGGGCTACCTGTTTGGCGGCCCGATGGCGATCGACGACATCACGACGCTTTTCTTCAACGCCCAGGGTCAGCGCAGCTTCGCTGGCATATAGGCCGACTGGCGGCGAACCGTTTAGAACTCGCCGCAACAGTCACGCGTGCAGTGCAGGTCAGCTCGCTCGGTCCGACGGCGACTGTTCTCGCTTCTTGAAGTATCTCCATGCGGCAAGGCCTCCTGCGATCACCGCAAGCAACAGGACGACATGAAACGGTGAACCGGCGATATGAGCGAGGCCGGACGAGAGGCTTGTCAGTTCCCCATGCTCTCCAGGATGTGCCAGCGAGGGCAGTGTTGTTGCCATCAAAATGGCAATGGCCAGGGCGGTTTTCATTCTGAAAAATCTCCTTGGGATTGGCGCTTGAGAAGAATGTCGAGAAGGTCGATGTCGGACCGCTCGCTGAGCGAGACATAAGTGAAAGTCATGGTTTCCCGCGCCTGGACCATGCTTCCGGGGAAGGGCATGTAGACCAGGTCTCGCGAGGCAAAAGCCGGCGACGCGGTGCCGATCTGCCAGTTGCTCTCGATCCGGGCGTCTACCAGATGCTGTTCCAGGCCGTCCTGTCCCTGCCGATGAAAAGGGACACCCGAGAGGCGGAGATAACTTGTCTTGTCTTCTGCTGCCCGGAAGCCGTCGATGAAACTGACTGAAAGGGCCTGGAGCTCCTCCGCCCGGTCGGACGCAGAGCTGCCATGAACATGCGAATGCAAATGATCGGAAGCAGCATGATTGTGGTCATGCGGATGGTGGTGGTGATCGTGAGCGTCTTGAGAATGCGAATGACCGTGTCCCATGACGTCACACCACCTCCGGTCCGGCCGGAATGGAAACCGGCTTGTCGATGATCGACTTGTGCGCGCCCATCTTGCCGTGAGAGACAAGCGTTCCCAGCACATCGACAATCACGCGGGTCGCGAGCAAGGCGGTGATGTCGGAACAGTCATAGGGCGGCGAGACCTCGACGACTTCGAGACCACAGATGCCCTCCTTGGCGACGAGGGAAACGAGTTCCAATGCTTCGCGGGGCAGGAACCCACCCGGTTCCGGCCAGCCGGTCCCCGGCACAAAGCCGCAATCAACGCTGTCGATGTCGAACGAGATGTAGACCGCGTCGGCATCCTTCCAGGCAAGCTCCAGAGCACGGGCAGCGGTTTCCGCCAGACCAAGTTCTTCCACGTCGCGCATGGTGAAGATGTTGGTGTTTCGCTCGCGAGCCACCTCAACCCCTTCGCGTGGGACCTGCCAGCCGCCGATACCAATCTGGACGAGGTTCACCGCTGGCACGTTGACCAGGTCCGTTGCGTGGAACCAGGGCGTGGTGTGCATGCGCTCATCCAGGTCCTTTTCCTGAATGTCGATATGCCGGTCGAAATGAACGATGCCGATGCGCTTCGAGGTGCACTGGGCAATGCCCCGGACACAGGGGAAGCCGATGGAATGATCCCCGCCGATCATGATCGGCAGAGCCCCGGACGACGCGACGTGGGATACCGCCCGCGTAATCTGGTCAAAGGTCTTTTCGATATTGGCCGGGATCGTGAAGATGTCACCAACATCGCAAAGCGTCATTTGCTCGCGCAGGTCGACACCCATCTCGTAGTTATAGGGCGTGTAAAGCGCTGAGATCTTGCGCACGCCCTGAGGGCCGAAGCGGGTGCCGGGCCGGTAAGTGGTTCCACCGTCGAAAGGAATGCCGATCACGGCGGCATCATAGGCACCAACCTGCGTCACGTCCTCGATATAGGGAGCCTTCAGGAAGGTATTGATCCCGGCGTAATGGGGCAGTTCACCTCGCGCGAATGTCGGGATCGATTTGTCGGTCAGACTGTCCGAGCCGGTCAGTCCCATTCGAAGGGCCCAGGCCTTTTCCTTTTCCCAGGCAGCTGACGGCAACAGGCCTTCCTTTTCGGCAGCCTTCCAGCCTCTGAGTTGCAGCTTGTCGAAGTCCGGATGATGTTGGCGGCTGGCCGGATCGCGCGTCACGGAGCCTGCTGCCTTGTGATGCGTCTGCGGTCCCGCGACATGAAAAGCGGTCATGGAAGTCCTCATCAAGGGTTGGTGACAGTATTGGATGAAGAAGGAGACGTTTCCGGCAGCCGCAGCGCACCGGCCAACACCTCCGGATCGGGTGAAGCCTTGTCGTTGGCACCCGTCAAAGGAAGGTCGTAGGTGATAGTCGCCCCGTAGGCCTGCGGGGCCTGCGGGTCGTGCCGGATCTTGTCAAAGACGAGCAGTCTGGTCCCGAGCTTGAAGGCTTCATGAATGTCATGAGTGACCATGAAGATGGTCATGCCGAGTTCCTGCCACAGGCCAAGCAGTAGATCGTGCATGTCGACGCGAATGCCCGGATCAAGGGCTCCAAAGGGCTCGTCAAGCAGCAGGATGCTCGGTTTCTTGACGAGCGCCTGCGCAATGGCAAGCCGTTGCTGCATGCCGCCGCTGAGCTGGGCCGGGTACTTGTCCGATGCGGCATGAAGCCCGATCCTGTGAAGAAGCTCGTCGATCTCTTCCAGCGCGGAACGTCTTGAGGCGCCGAACAGGCGCCCGGTCCATTTTGCGGCTTCGAATTCGCGGGCCAGGATCAGGTTTTCCGCGACCGTCAGGTGTGAAAACACGGAATATTTCTGAAACACGATGCCCCTGTCCGGGGTCGGCTCGTCCGGAAGTGCCTGACCGTCCAGCAGAATTTGACCGCGGCTTGGCAGCTCCTGGGACAACAACATGCGCAGGAAGGTGGACTTACCGCAGCCGGAGGCCCCGACGATGGTACAGAATGAACCGCTCTCGACATCCAGGTCCACACGCTCGAGAACCGGAATACCGTCGTAAAGCTTGGCAAGGCCGCGTACAGAAAGCTTAACGGAGGAAGAGCTCATAGCGCATCTCCTCCCAGATGGGCCCAGCTGAAGCTTCGGCGGGACAGAAAACGCAGCAACTGATCGAGCAGGAAGGCCAGCAATGTGATCCAGACGACGTAAGGCAGGATCACATCCATCGCGAGGTAGCGCCGGACCAGGAAGATCCGATAGCCGAGGCCGGTCGTGGACGCGATGGCTTCTGCCGAGATCAGAAAGATCCAGGCCGGGACCAGACCGAGGCGCAAAGCCGTGATCAGTTTCGGCAAGACCTGCGGCAGAACCAGGCGCGTCACCATCTGCCAGACACTGGCACCAAGGGTCTCCGCCTTGATGATCAACTCGCGTGGAATGTCCAGGACGGCCTGGGCCATCGAACGGATCATCACGGGTGCCGTCCCGATGACAATCAGTGCAATCTTGGCAACTTCGCCAAGTCCGAAAGTGATGAACAGGATCGGCAGGATCGTGATCGGCGGGATCAGCGAGAAAGTTGCGAGATAAGGGGCAAAGGCGCTGCGGACATGGGGGATGAACCCGATCGCAATTCCAAGCGAGAGCGCCAGCATTGTCGACACGGCCATGCCGGTGCCGAGACGCCAGAGACTGTCATAGGTATCGATCCAGAGCAGCAGGTCGCCCGATCGCCGGTCAGGAACGGTCGCCATGCGCCAGAACGCATTCGCCATGCTGTCCAGCGACGGCAGCAGCTTGTCCGCCGGGTTGTCGAGCCGGCGATAGTGACTGGCAACGGCATAACCGATCACTGTAAGCGCAAAGGGCAGCAGCCCGAGCGCCAGTGAGGTCACGCGCGAAGGTTTGCGATTGATGATGCGCATTGGAAAACCCGCCCTGTCGATGCGCCCGGAAGAAAGGTCCGGACGCACCCGTTTCAGTCGAACTCAGAGCGTGCCTTCGGCAGCCATCGCCATGAAACTCGGATCGAACTTGAGTTTGACATTGCCGCTGTCGCCGTAGACCGATCCGTCAGGGAACGAAACGCCGACGAATTCCGGGCTGGGCGCGCCTTCGCCCAAGATGCCCTTCTCAAACAGGAATTCCGCCACGAACTTCATGGTTTTCGGAAGCTCTGGCGACTCGGTGAAGGCGACTGCTTCGGCGG
This genomic interval from Labrenzia sp. VG12 contains the following:
- a CDS encoding bifunctional diguanylate cyclase/phosphodiesterase, which codes for MSDAKRISTTDTETLIARFAALQIQSDAVAARRTYADLLGRLNSWPNLTYREVVGQSDYIDEKINNIRKSSQRVLPYLDNLSDHTATSNALIILQGINISLQQINQMVLQEAVRQSEAARVAFQFHQLLQGGLVLAFVLSGMGWIGLLSAQMSAFRQLAATSREHADDLAKKLSHDTATGLINHNVFLERVREVGSSLSEDQTLSVLSIDLETRLPAHTKFSQATEEAVIAATADLLRHAADRLDAPTCLARSAGKGFLLMCVSEPEIGLPAAEIASRIHDIFLRPVQTPLGSFQISPAIGYASSSSLERDPADVVRNASLAVANAVDHGRRRVTVFEPTMQAELERRMIVENALSTAIDENECLPHFQPQFNLTTGRIFGVEALARWYHSELGWISPSEFIPIAENNGDIVSLGWKILETSCSEVQLLPSDLSLSVNLSVAQILSDDVVAMMDECLARTGLPARRLKLEVTEATLMNDLKRIQATLTELRALGVRISLDDFGVGYSALSYLTDFHWDEIKIDGSFAGKAVKDHKQRDVLKLVLGIAETMGSSVLIEGIETVEQRDVLVDLGCRNGQGYLFGGPMAIDDITTLFFNAQGQRSFAGI
- a CDS encoding agmatinase family protein produces the protein MTAFHVAGPQTHHKAAGSVTRDPASRQHHPDFDKLQLRGWKAAEKEGLLPSAAWEKEKAWALRMGLTGSDSLTDKSIPTFARGELPHYAGINTFLKAPYIEDVTQVGAYDAAVIGIPFDGGTTYRPGTRFGPQGVRKISALYTPYNYEMGVDLREQMTLCDVGDIFTIPANIEKTFDQITRAVSHVASSGALPIMIGGDHSIGFPCVRGIAQCTSKRIGIVHFDRHIDIQEKDLDERMHTTPWFHATDLVNVPAVNLVQIGIGGWQVPREGVEVARERNTNIFTMRDVEELGLAETAARALELAWKDADAVYISFDIDSVDCGFVPGTGWPEPGGFLPREALELVSLVAKEGICGLEVVEVSPPYDCSDITALLATRVIVDVLGTLVSHGKMGAHKSIIDKPVSIPAGPEVV
- a CDS encoding ABC transporter ATP-binding protein, whose protein sequence is MSSSSVKLSVRGLAKLYDGIPVLERVDLDVESGSFCTIVGASGCGKSTFLRMLLSQELPSRGQILLDGQALPDEPTPDRGIVFQKYSVFSHLTVAENLILAREFEAAKWTGRLFGASRRSALEEIDELLHRIGLHAASDKYPAQLSGGMQQRLAIAQALVKKPSILLLDEPFGALDPGIRVDMHDLLLGLWQELGMTIFMVTHDIHEAFKLGTRLLVFDKIRHDPQAPQAYGATITYDLPLTGANDKASPDPEVLAGALRLPETSPSSSNTVTNP
- a CDS encoding ABC transporter permease, which encodes MRIINRKPSRVTSLALGLLPFALTVIGYAVASHYRRLDNPADKLLPSLDSMANAFWRMATVPDRRSGDLLLWIDTYDSLWRLGTGMAVSTMLALSLGIAIGFIPHVRSAFAPYLATFSLIPPITILPILFITFGLGEVAKIALIVIGTAPVMIRSMAQAVLDIPRELIIKAETLGASVWQMVTRLVLPQVLPKLITALRLGLVPAWIFLISAEAIASTTGLGYRIFLVRRYLAMDVILPYVVWITLLAFLLDQLLRFLSRRSFSWAHLGGDAL